In one Perca fluviatilis chromosome 7, GENO_Pfluv_1.0, whole genome shotgun sequence genomic region, the following are encoded:
- the LOC120562101 gene encoding protein rapunzel-like → MMDEEIIEDRAKLKQGLVKVLQCVATISSAAAVVNPIFGVAGSLIRVVLHQIDDEDIRTLKREFGSVNRALDELSQLNRNTLVQIKKETLDGQYCRVEENLKNQFRKFMEMVEARPEHRERKKDDFEESYSNDLGDQNLHTLYDGVVGKPKLFSRPILEVYLKHSQGDRRTMERLCTRLTYLFCIGLIALMGYAAVIGDDEEGLSEEWAEKMEHVQEKMQEALSRCK, encoded by the coding sequence ATGATGGACGAGGAGATCATTGAGGACCGGGCCAAGCTGAAGCAGGGCCTGGTCAAAGTGCTCCAGTGTGTGGCCACCATCTCCTCAGCAGCAGCTGTGGTCAACCCCATTTTTGGCGTGGCCGGTTCCCTGATCCGGGTGGTGCTGCACCAGATTGATGACGAGGACATCCGCACCCTGAAGCGCGAGTTCGGCTCGGTCAACCGGGCACTGGACGAGCTCTCTCAGCTGAATCGCAACACGCTGGTACAGATCAAGAAAGAAACGCTGGATGGGCAGTACTGTCGCGTGGAGGAGAACCTGAAGAACCAGTTCAGAAAGTTCATGGAGATGGTGGAGGCACGGCCGGAGCACCGCGAGCGTAAGAAGGACGACTTCGAGGAGAGCTATTCCAATGACTTGGGAGACCAGAATCTGCACACGCTCTATGACGGCGTGGTGGGCAAACCCAAGCTCTTCAGCAGACCCATCCTGGAGGTGTACCTGAAGCACTCGCAAGGCGACCGCCGCACCATGGAGCGACTCTGCACACGCCTCACCTACCTGTTCTGCATCGGCCTCATCGCACTCATGGGCTACGCCGCCGTCATCGGAGATGACGAGGAGGGTCTGAGCGAGGAGTGGGCCGAGAAGATGGAGCATGTGCAAGAGAAGATGCAGGAGGCTCTTTCCAGGTGCAAATGA
- the LOC120563091 gene encoding uncharacterized protein LOC120563091, with the protein MNLVKNKTLHPHLRDEEALVVENAIRLAIDSIINVLYGVNSSRTHEYQRMVADRDKEIQRLEDRLTEIEHELQVLRLQGCTCGLFGKENSLVGSQPSGEPQTGEQSGFDPCCVDSEITAEQQQCEMSISFGLFARPPSHVSSQSHESALPSSPSRMALETCTSHSSVSSGVSEAARNQSTSPSSLVIKEEPCDIDTVLIKWEMSEERFGEHPESTCSPCQEKESPSVKKKLENRGRRKFKEKPHADPDEQCDPHEEQPRNKKKGVPMSELPDEAQRQKRAAWRAASRRYYARKIARQQANPSRSGPFPSRSGPFPFPSRSGPFPPHPDTGYSHPVSIVDKKRTTLVSELPEECQSLQREAWRASSRRDFARKSADPQTGSTQYGHLLQNIEPSGETLGPNRGGSNTNSGEIMCS; encoded by the exons ATGAATTTGGTCAAAAACAAAACGTTGCACCCACACTTGCGCGACGAGGAAGCTCTCGTGGTGGAAAACGCCATCCGGCTGGCCATAGACTCGATAATAAACGTGCTTTACGGTGTCAACAGTTCCAGGACTCATGAGTACCAGCGGATGGTGGCTGACAGGGACAAAGAGATCCAGCGGCTGGAGGACAGGCTGACCGAGATAGAGCACGAGCTGCAGGTGCTGCGCCTACAGGGCTGCACCTGCGGGCTGTTTGGAAAAGAGAACAGCCTCGTTGGATCCCAGCCCTCCGGTGAGCCCCAGACGGGAGAGCAGAGCGGGTTTGATCCGTGCTGCGTTGACTCTGAGATCACAGcggagcagcagcagtgtgaaaTGAGCATCTCTT TTGGCCTTTTTGCAAGACCCCCCTCACATGTGTCCTCCCAAAGCCACGAGTCAGCTCTCCCATCATCCCCCAGCAGAATGGCACTGGAAACCTGCACCTCCCACTCCTCAGTGTCCTCAGGTGTATCCGAGGCAGCCAGGAATCAGTCTACGTCTCCCAGCAGCCTTGTCATCAAAGAGGAGCCGTGTGATATCGACACTGTTTTAATCAAGTGGGAAATGAGTGAAGAGAGATTCGGGGAGCATCCGGAGAGTACATGCAGTCCGTGTCAGGAAAAAGAGAGCCCCAGTGTAAAAA AAAAACTGGAGAACAGAGGGAGAAGGAAGTTTAAAGAGAAACCTCATGCAGATCCAGACGAACAATGCGACCCGCATGAAGAACAGCCAAG GAACAAGAAGAAAGGCGTGCCGATGTCAGAGCTGCCAGATGAGGCTCAGAGACAGAAGAGGGCAGCCTGGAGAGCAGCTTCCAGGCGGTACTACGCCCGAAAAATAGCACGCCAACAGGCAAACCCCTCACGCTCCGGCCCCTTCCCCTCACGCTCCGGCCCCTTCCCCTTCCCCTCACGCTCCGGCCCCTTCCCCCCACACCCCGACACTGGGTATTCACACCCTGTCTCTATTGTGGATAAGAAAAGGACGACACTGGTATCTGAGTTACCTGAAGAGTGTCAGTCGTTGCAGAGGGAGGCGTGGAGAGCCTCGTCCAGGAGAGACTTCGCTCGAAAAAGCGCTGACCCTCAGACCGGGTCCACACAGTACGGACACCTGCTCCAGAACATAGAGCCGTCTGGAGAAACACTTGGACCCAACAGAGGAGGCTCCAACACTAACAGTGGAGAAATAATGTGCAGCTGA
- the LOC120562100 gene encoding protein rapunzel-like, with protein sequence MSTSLERVVAQKKEAIEAVMDMFEKGAEVLASAVGELFPLCEAAAPVLRLALDNVHSKEVFYVKEQFLTVRNKLDVLSTQLEDIDSEIKKGRLDSQYFSVEENIRNQFRKYMDILEAKQQFREVKTRLFVEHFAKTGGEKNLFVLYDALMGTNSFGESVLEVVERYVARNRRLLEDFCVRMKELFCLGLIALLGHCALTQGQDEEDDKILEWSSKIEEVESRMKTTIESCTAAFPEQAKLDAKHLLQEKEEENLQDTTQQLLEFLVKKYDWVSWSVRLINHSGSTYRNWRAGEHFHHVAGQNWFEVLQVNNINLVVSYSTKPQPVPRDCIRQVMEGQGKKGNAPVVVEVLEKQLCGFVVHAVSRHKESAAAWSFPEDCHYWERHKNVAVCVHSE encoded by the exons ATGAGCACTTCATTGGAGAGGGTTGTGGCCCAGAAGAAGGAGGCCATCGAGGCAGTGATGGATATGTTTGAGAAGGGGGCCGAGGTGTTGGCCAGCGCTGTGGGCGAGCTCTTCCCCCTGTGTGAGGCCGCCGCCCCGGTCCTCCGCCTGGCCTTAGACAACGTCCACAGCAAAGAGGTCTTCTACGTTAAAGAGCAGTTCCTGACGGTGAGGAACAAGCTTGACGTGCTCTCCACGCAACTGGAAGACATTGACAGCGAGATCAAGAAGGGGAGACTGGATTCCCAGTACTTCTCAGTGGAGGAGAACATTAGGAACCAGTTTCGGAAGTATATGGACATCTTGGAGGCAAAACAGCAGTTCAGGGAGGTCAAGACCAGACTTTTTGTGGAGCACTTTGCCAAAACTGGAGGAGAGAAGAACCTATTTGTGCTGTATGATGCTCTGATGGGAACAAACAGCTTTGGAGAGTCAGTTTTAGAGGTGGTCGAAAG GTATGTAGCGAGGAACCGTCGTCTCCTTGAAGATTTCTGTGTCCGGATGAAGGAGCTCTTCTGTTTGGGCCTGattgctctgctgggccactgTGCCTTAACCCAGGGCCAAGATGAAGAAGACGACAAAATCCTAGAGTGGAGCAGCAAAATTGAAGAAGTTGAGTCCAGGATGAAGACAACCATCGAGTCCTGTACCGCTGCCTTCCCGGAGCAAGCAAAATTAGACGCCAAGCACCTCCTgcaagagaaagaagaagagaatcTGCAAGACACGACTCAGCAGCTTCTGGAGTTCTTGGTGAAAAAGTATGATTGGGTCAGCTGGTCAGTGCGGCTAATCAACCATTCAGGGAGCACATACCGGAACTGGCGAGCAGGGGAGCACTTTCACCACGTGGCGGGACAGAACTGGTTCGAGGTGCTGCAGGTAAACAACATCAACCTGGTGGTGTCGTACAGCACTAAACCGCAGCCGGTGCCTCGCGACTGCATCCGGCAGGTGATGGAGGGCCAGGGGAAGAAGGGAAACGCCCCGGTGGTGGTGGAGGTGTTGGAGAAGCAGCTGTGCGGGTTTGTTGTTCACGCTGTAAGTCGCCACAAGGAGTCTGCAGCCGCGTGGAGCTTTCCGGAAGACTGTCACTACTGGGAGAGACACAAGAAtgtggcagtgtgtgtgcactCGGAGTAA